Proteins from one Xiphophorus hellerii strain 12219 chromosome 8, Xiphophorus_hellerii-4.1, whole genome shotgun sequence genomic window:
- the nup54 gene encoding nucleoporin p54 isoform X2 yields MAFSFGGAATNTGAGTSGFSFGQFGAKTTASTTFGFNPTATTTTASSGFGTLTAPAFGAATTTTAPATGFSFGASNTGAFGGFGTTTTTAAAPGSTFNFAPSNTTGSLFGNTQNKGFGFPSGLGTGATAGATGFGTGLGTTGLGFGGFNIQPTQQQQGGLFGQPAQQQGQAQPTQLYQQVTALSAPTLLGDERDSILAKWNQLQAYWGTGKGYYVNNNLPVDFTQENPFCRFKAVGYSCVPVSKDEDGLVVLVLNKKEPDVRAQQQQLVESLHKVLGSNQTLTVNVEGVKALPNDQTEVIIYVVERSPNGTSKRIPASTLFTFLEQANIKAQLTQIGVVMSVTRTELSPAQLKQLLQNAPAGVDPIIWEQAKVDNPDPEKLIPVPMVGFKELLRRLQIQEQMTKQHQTRVDIISNDISELQKNQATTVAKIAQYKRKLMDLSHRVLQVLIKQEIQRKSGYAIQVDEEHLRVQLDTIQSELNAPTQFKGRLNELMSQIRMQNHFGAVRSEERYNVDADLLREIKQHLKQQQEGLSHLISVIKDDLEDIKLIEHGLSDGGHMRGGILS; encoded by the exons ATGGCGTTCAGTTTTGGCGGTGCCGCGACTAACACAGGGGCAG GGACGTCCGGGTTTTCATTTGGTCAGTTTGGTGCCAAAACCACAGCTTCAACAACGTTTGGTTTTAACCCGACAGCGACCACTACCACCGCTTCTTCGGGGTTTGGCA CTCTGACGGCTCCTGCTTTTGGCGCAGCCACGACCACAACTGCACCAGCCACAGGATTTAGTTTTGGTGCCTCCAACACAG GTGCGTTTGGTGGCTTTGGGACAACTACAACAACTGCTGCCGCACCAGGATCCACTTTCAACTTTGCCCCCTCCAATACAACAG gAAGCTTGTTTGGTAACACACAGAACAAAGGGTTTGGATTCCCATCTGGACTCGGAACTGGTGCCACTGCTGGAGCGACAGGCTTTGGAACTGGATTAGGAACAACTGGCCTCGGTTTTGGAGGTTTTAACATCCAGCCGACACAACAGCAACAAg GAGGCTTGTTTGGCCAGCCGGCCCAGCAGCAGGGTCAAGCTCAGCCAACCCAGCTTTACCAGCAAGTGACCGCTCTGTCAGCCCCCACTCTTCTGGGAGACGAACGCGACTCCATACTTGCCAAGTGGAACCAGTTGCAGGCTTACTGGGGAACAGGGAAGGGCTACTATGTTAACAACAACCTACCAGTGGACTTTACTCAGGAGAACCCTTTCTGCAGGTTCAAG GCAGTGGGGTATAGCTGTGTCCCAGTAAGCAAGGACGAAGATGGTTTAGTGGTGTTGGTTCTGAATAAAAAGGAGCCTGATGTTCgtgctcagcagcagcagctggttgaGTCACTGCACAAGGTTCTGGGAAGCAACCAGACTCTGACCGTCAATGTAGAGGGCGTTAAAGCTCTGCCCAACGATCA GACAGAGGTGATCATTTATGTGGTGGAGCGTTCCCCCAATGGCACCTCCAAGAGGATCCCAGCTTCCACGCTCTTCACCTTCCTGGAGCAGGCCAACATCAAGGCTCAGCTCACCCAGATTGGAGTGGTCATGTCAGTAACACGCACAGAGCTGTCCCCAGCACAGCTGAAACAGCTGCTGCAGAACGCTCCTGCAG GTGTGGATCCCATCATTTGGGAACAAGCTAAGGTGGACAACCCTGACCCAGAGAA GTTAATCCCCGTACCCATGGTGGGTTTCAAGGAGCTGCTCCGCAGATTGCAGATCCAGGAGCAGATGACCAAGCAACACCAGACCAGAGTGGAT ATAATCTCCAATGACATCAGTGAGCTGCAGAAGAACCAGGCAACAACTGTAGCCAAGATCGCTCAATACAAGAGGAAGCTGATGGATCTGTCTCACAGGGTGCTGCAG GTACTAATAAAGCAGGAGATTCAGAGAAAAAGCGGCTACGCTATCCAAGTGGATGAGGAGCATCTGAGGGTGCAGCTGGACACCATTCAGTCAGAACTCAATGCACCCACACAGTTCAAG GGTCGATTGAATGAGCTGATGTCTCAAATTCGAATGCAGAACCACTTTGGAGCCGTGAGATCAGAAGAGCGCTACAACGTCGATGCAGATCTCCTCCGAGAAATCAAACAA CACTTAAAGCAGCAACAAGAAGGCTTAAGTCACCTGATCAGCGTCATTAAAGATGACTTGGAGGACATCAAACTCATAGAACATGGACTAAGCGATGGCGGCCACATGAGAGGGGGCATCCTGAGCTGA
- the nup54 gene encoding nucleoporin p54 isoform X1 translates to MAFSFGGAATNTGAGTSGFSFGQFGAKTTASTTFGFNPTATTTTASSGFGTLTAPAFGAATTTTAPATGFSFGASNTGFGGLGAGSTTAGGFSFGGFGLNANPAAISFSTGCFGTATTAGSVFNFGNSLASTGAFGGFGTTTTTAAAPGSTFNFAPSNTTGSLFGNTQNKGFGFPSGLGTGATAGATGFGTGLGTTGLGFGGFNIQPTQQQQGGLFGQPAQQQGQAQPTQLYQQVTALSAPTLLGDERDSILAKWNQLQAYWGTGKGYYVNNNLPVDFTQENPFCRFKAVGYSCVPVSKDEDGLVVLVLNKKEPDVRAQQQQLVESLHKVLGSNQTLTVNVEGVKALPNDQTEVIIYVVERSPNGTSKRIPASTLFTFLEQANIKAQLTQIGVVMSVTRTELSPAQLKQLLQNAPAGVDPIIWEQAKVDNPDPEKLIPVPMVGFKELLRRLQIQEQMTKQHQTRVDIISNDISELQKNQATTVAKIAQYKRKLMDLSHRVLQVLIKQEIQRKSGYAIQVDEEHLRVQLDTIQSELNAPTQFKGRLNELMSQIRMQNHFGAVRSEERYNVDADLLREIKQHLKQQQEGLSHLISVIKDDLEDIKLIEHGLSDGGHMRGGILS, encoded by the exons ATGGCGTTCAGTTTTGGCGGTGCCGCGACTAACACAGGGGCAG GGACGTCCGGGTTTTCATTTGGTCAGTTTGGTGCCAAAACCACAGCTTCAACAACGTTTGGTTTTAACCCGACAGCGACCACTACCACCGCTTCTTCGGGGTTTGGCA CTCTGACGGCTCCTGCTTTTGGCGCAGCCACGACCACAACTGCACCAGCCACAGGATTTAGTTTTGGTGCCTCCAACACAG GATTTGGGGGGCTTGGAGCTGGAAGCACCACAGCTGGTGGGTTTAGCTTTGGGGGGTTTGGTTTAAATGCAAACCCAGCAGCAATCAGCTTCAGTACAGGTTGCTTCGGTACAGCAACCACAGCTGGCTCTGTTTTCAATTTTGGTAATAGCCTGGCTAGCACAG GTGCGTTTGGTGGCTTTGGGACAACTACAACAACTGCTGCCGCACCAGGATCCACTTTCAACTTTGCCCCCTCCAATACAACAG gAAGCTTGTTTGGTAACACACAGAACAAAGGGTTTGGATTCCCATCTGGACTCGGAACTGGTGCCACTGCTGGAGCGACAGGCTTTGGAACTGGATTAGGAACAACTGGCCTCGGTTTTGGAGGTTTTAACATCCAGCCGACACAACAGCAACAAg GAGGCTTGTTTGGCCAGCCGGCCCAGCAGCAGGGTCAAGCTCAGCCAACCCAGCTTTACCAGCAAGTGACCGCTCTGTCAGCCCCCACTCTTCTGGGAGACGAACGCGACTCCATACTTGCCAAGTGGAACCAGTTGCAGGCTTACTGGGGAACAGGGAAGGGCTACTATGTTAACAACAACCTACCAGTGGACTTTACTCAGGAGAACCCTTTCTGCAGGTTCAAG GCAGTGGGGTATAGCTGTGTCCCAGTAAGCAAGGACGAAGATGGTTTAGTGGTGTTGGTTCTGAATAAAAAGGAGCCTGATGTTCgtgctcagcagcagcagctggttgaGTCACTGCACAAGGTTCTGGGAAGCAACCAGACTCTGACCGTCAATGTAGAGGGCGTTAAAGCTCTGCCCAACGATCA GACAGAGGTGATCATTTATGTGGTGGAGCGTTCCCCCAATGGCACCTCCAAGAGGATCCCAGCTTCCACGCTCTTCACCTTCCTGGAGCAGGCCAACATCAAGGCTCAGCTCACCCAGATTGGAGTGGTCATGTCAGTAACACGCACAGAGCTGTCCCCAGCACAGCTGAAACAGCTGCTGCAGAACGCTCCTGCAG GTGTGGATCCCATCATTTGGGAACAAGCTAAGGTGGACAACCCTGACCCAGAGAA GTTAATCCCCGTACCCATGGTGGGTTTCAAGGAGCTGCTCCGCAGATTGCAGATCCAGGAGCAGATGACCAAGCAACACCAGACCAGAGTGGAT ATAATCTCCAATGACATCAGTGAGCTGCAGAAGAACCAGGCAACAACTGTAGCCAAGATCGCTCAATACAAGAGGAAGCTGATGGATCTGTCTCACAGGGTGCTGCAG GTACTAATAAAGCAGGAGATTCAGAGAAAAAGCGGCTACGCTATCCAAGTGGATGAGGAGCATCTGAGGGTGCAGCTGGACACCATTCAGTCAGAACTCAATGCACCCACACAGTTCAAG GGTCGATTGAATGAGCTGATGTCTCAAATTCGAATGCAGAACCACTTTGGAGCCGTGAGATCAGAAGAGCGCTACAACGTCGATGCAGATCTCCTCCGAGAAATCAAACAA CACTTAAAGCAGCAACAAGAAGGCTTAAGTCACCTGATCAGCGTCATTAAAGATGACTTGGAGGACATCAAACTCATAGAACATGGACTAAGCGATGGCGGCCACATGAGAGGGGGCATCCTGAGCTGA
- the LOC116724097 gene encoding lysosome membrane protein 2 isoform X2 → MTRRSCAIYTVGVICALLLVSGIALMVAQVFRNLMHKRLKKEIVLVEGSRVFESWKSPPPPVFMEFFFFNVTNVEEVLNGEKPEVNQIGPYTYREYRYKDNVTMLDNNTKVSAYNAKSFVFLEDKSVGDPDVDNITTVNIPIWAAMNKAQGFKSIFLNFMIKGTKSRLFTTRSVQELLWGYEDALLDRIASSSTDVERVFGLMYKKNESSDGEFVFHTGTQNYLDYARIETYKGERMLKYWSTNESNSILGSDGSAFHPLLNKSERLYVFSPDLCRTIYMEFEKDVEVKGVPAYRFTPPRSVLASKEENPANKGFCVTPKECLGTGVLKVSPCRKGAPVVASFPHFYLGEDKYIEAIGGMAPQRHHHQTFLDLNPTTGVIVRASKRAQVNILINRISGYPDTKLLKETVFPVMFLNESVVIDDASAAKVNKLLMIVKVGSNFPLIIVGLGGIMLIVFIILLIRAHQQKTTTEEDISYSPANTKEKDDGQNGNYIGMTTKTEQ, encoded by the exons ATGACGCGAAGGTCCTGCGCTATCTACACGGTGGGGGTCATCTGCGCCCTCCTGCTGGTCAGTGGAATCGCCTTGATGGTGGCTCAAGTATTCCGCAATTTGATGCACAAACGCCTGAAAAAG GAAATTGTTTTAGTGGAAGGTAGCCGCGTGTTCGAGTCATGGAAATCCCCTCCCCCTCCTGTCTTCATggaatttttcttctttaatgtgACCAATGTAGAAGAGGTCCTTAATGGGGAAAAACCAGAAGTCAACCAGATTGGACCCTACACCTACAG AGAGTACCGGTATAAGGACAACGTCACCATGTTGGACAATAATACAAAGGTGTCGGCGTACAACGCCAaaagctttgtgtttctggAGGATAAGTCTGTTGGTGACCCAGATGTCGATAACATCACCACTGTCAACATTCCCATTTGG GCTGCAATGAACAAGGCGCAGGGATTCAAGAGcatttttttgaattttatgaTAAAAGGCACCAAAAGTCGTCTCTTCACCACTCGAAGTGTTCAGGAATTACTTTGGGGCTATGAAGATGCTTTGTTGGACCGCATTGCCTCATCCAGTACTGATGTGGAGAGGGTTTTTGGCCTCATGTACAAG aaaaatgaaagcagCGACGGAGAATTTGTCTTCCACACCGGAACGCAGAACTACTTAGATTATGCACGGATCGAAACATATAAAGGGGAAAG GATGCTCAAATACTGGTCAACTAATGAGAGCAACAGCATCCTTGGATCAGACGGAAGTGCTTTCCATCCCTTGCTAAACAAGAGCGAACGTCTTTATGTCTTCTCTCCTGACCTGTGCAG GACTATCTACATGGAGTTTGAGAAGGATGTTGAGGTGAAAGGAGTCCCCGCCTACCGCTTCACACCTCCCCGCTCTGTTTTGGCCAGCAAGGAAGAGAACCCGGCCAACAAAGGCTTCTGCGTCACCCCTAAAGAGTGCCTGGGAACTGGGGTCCTCAAAGTCAGCCCCTGTCGGAAAG GTGCCCCTGTGGTTGCCTCTTTTCCTCATTTCTACCTGGGAGAGGACAAATATATAGAAGCGATTGGAGGAATGGCCCCTCAAAGGCATCATCACCAAACGTTTTTAGACCTCAACCCG ACAACTGGAGTGATTGTGCGTGCAAGCAAAAGAGCTCAGGTTAACATCTTGATCAACAGAATCTCTGGATACCC AGACACtaaattattgaaagaaacagTCTTCCCTGTTATGTTCCTCAATGAG AGTGTGGTGATCGATGATGCATCAGCAGCGAAGGTGAACAAGCTGCTCATGATTGTCAAAGTGGGGTCCAATTTCCCCCTCATTATTGTGGGACTAGGCGGGATCATGCTTATTgtcttcatcatcctcctgaTCAGGGCCCATCAACAGAAG ACCACAACTGAAGAGGACATCTCCTATTCACCAGCCAACACTAAGGAGAAGGACGATGGTCAGAATGGAAACTACATTGGCATGACGACTAAAACGGAGCAATAA
- the LOC116724097 gene encoding lysosome membrane protein 2 isoform X1, translating into MTRRSCAIYTVGVICALLLVSGIALMVAQVFRNLMHKRLKKEIVLVEGSRVFESWKSPPPPVFMEFFFFNVTNVEEVLNGEKPEVNQIGPYTYREYRYKDNVTMLDNNTKVSAYNAKSFVFLEDKSVGDPDVDNITTVNIPIWAAMNKAQGFKSIFLNFMIKGTKSRLFTTRSVQELLWGYEDALLDRIASSSTDVERVFGLMYKKNESSDGEFVFHTGTQNYLDYARIETYKGERMLKYWSTNESNSILGSDGSAFHPLLNKSERLYVFSPDLCRTIYMEFEKDVEVKGVPAYRFTPPRSVLASKEENPANKGFCVTPKECLGTGVLKVSPCRKGAPVVASFPHFYLGEDKYIEAIGGMAPQRHHHQTFLDLNPTTGVIVRASKRAQVNILINRISGYPDTKLLKETVFPVMFLNESVVIDDASAAKVNKLLMIVKVGSNFPLIIVGLGGIMLIVFIILLIRAHQQKKRVKRIVFTKAAYATTTEEDISYSPANTKEKDDGQNGNYIGMTTKTEQ; encoded by the exons ATGACGCGAAGGTCCTGCGCTATCTACACGGTGGGGGTCATCTGCGCCCTCCTGCTGGTCAGTGGAATCGCCTTGATGGTGGCTCAAGTATTCCGCAATTTGATGCACAAACGCCTGAAAAAG GAAATTGTTTTAGTGGAAGGTAGCCGCGTGTTCGAGTCATGGAAATCCCCTCCCCCTCCTGTCTTCATggaatttttcttctttaatgtgACCAATGTAGAAGAGGTCCTTAATGGGGAAAAACCAGAAGTCAACCAGATTGGACCCTACACCTACAG AGAGTACCGGTATAAGGACAACGTCACCATGTTGGACAATAATACAAAGGTGTCGGCGTACAACGCCAaaagctttgtgtttctggAGGATAAGTCTGTTGGTGACCCAGATGTCGATAACATCACCACTGTCAACATTCCCATTTGG GCTGCAATGAACAAGGCGCAGGGATTCAAGAGcatttttttgaattttatgaTAAAAGGCACCAAAAGTCGTCTCTTCACCACTCGAAGTGTTCAGGAATTACTTTGGGGCTATGAAGATGCTTTGTTGGACCGCATTGCCTCATCCAGTACTGATGTGGAGAGGGTTTTTGGCCTCATGTACAAG aaaaatgaaagcagCGACGGAGAATTTGTCTTCCACACCGGAACGCAGAACTACTTAGATTATGCACGGATCGAAACATATAAAGGGGAAAG GATGCTCAAATACTGGTCAACTAATGAGAGCAACAGCATCCTTGGATCAGACGGAAGTGCTTTCCATCCCTTGCTAAACAAGAGCGAACGTCTTTATGTCTTCTCTCCTGACCTGTGCAG GACTATCTACATGGAGTTTGAGAAGGATGTTGAGGTGAAAGGAGTCCCCGCCTACCGCTTCACACCTCCCCGCTCTGTTTTGGCCAGCAAGGAAGAGAACCCGGCCAACAAAGGCTTCTGCGTCACCCCTAAAGAGTGCCTGGGAACTGGGGTCCTCAAAGTCAGCCCCTGTCGGAAAG GTGCCCCTGTGGTTGCCTCTTTTCCTCATTTCTACCTGGGAGAGGACAAATATATAGAAGCGATTGGAGGAATGGCCCCTCAAAGGCATCATCACCAAACGTTTTTAGACCTCAACCCG ACAACTGGAGTGATTGTGCGTGCAAGCAAAAGAGCTCAGGTTAACATCTTGATCAACAGAATCTCTGGATACCC AGACACtaaattattgaaagaaacagTCTTCCCTGTTATGTTCCTCAATGAG AGTGTGGTGATCGATGATGCATCAGCAGCGAAGGTGAACAAGCTGCTCATGATTGTCAAAGTGGGGTCCAATTTCCCCCTCATTATTGTGGGACTAGGCGGGATCATGCTTATTgtcttcatcatcctcctgaTCAGGGCCCATCAACAGAAG AAAAGAGTTAAGCGCATTGTGTTTACCAAGGCTGCCTATGCT ACCACAACTGAAGAGGACATCTCCTATTCACCAGCCAACACTAAGGAGAAGGACGATGGTCAGAATGGAAACTACATTGGCATGACGACTAAAACGGAGCAATAA